The candidate division KSB1 bacterium genome contains the following window.
GTCCCTCTTTGCCTGACAATTATACTCCCTGCTGTAACTAACTGTCCACCATATCTTTTTACACCGAGAAACTGCGGATTGCTATCCCGGCCATTTTTAGAACTTCCTACACCTTTCTTATGTGCCATTTACTTTGCCTCCTTCGATTCTTCCTTGCTCTTACTGGCCGCTATGCTCTGAATTTCCAATTTAGTATAATCCTGTCTATGCCCCCTTTTGACTTCAAAGCCTTTACGTCTTTTCTTCTTATAAACAATGACTTTCTTCCCGCGCTCAAAGCTTAATATCTTTGCTTTAACCGTTGCGTCCTTGAGAGTTGGCTGGCCAACGGAAACCTTACCCTGGTCAGAAACAAGCAAAACCCTGTCGAACTCAACGCTTTTGCCAACTTCGCCGACTACTTTCGGAACCAGGATGTTGTCCTTATTGCTAACCTTAAATTGCTTACCTGCTATATCTATAATCGCATACATTATGTTAACACCTCCCTTAAATATACCCCAAATATGTTTTCGTCAGAATTACAAAAATCCTTATGAATGGAACTCTTCAGTTACGTCCTTTTCGGTTTTCTTCACGATCATTTTGAACTGATCGGTTTTAAGAGAATCATCTTTTTTGACTTCAATCTTAAGGCGATATTTCCACATCAGTCTTCTGATATTATTCATCATGCCATCAAGCATATACTCGGCGATCTGTGGATGAACAACCAATCGAA
Protein-coding sequences here:
- the rpmA gene encoding 50S ribosomal protein L27; translation: MAHKKGVGSSKNGRDSNPQFLGVKRYGGQLVTAGSIIVRQRGTKFHPGLNVGIGKDDTLFALAEGTVKFQRKGRHRKVVNIMTKI
- the rplU gene encoding 50S ribosomal protein L21, encoding MYAIIDIAGKQFKVSNKDNILVPKVVGEVGKSVEFDRVLLVSDQGKVSVGQPTLKDATVKAKILSFERGKKVIVYKKKRRKGFEVKRGHRQDYTKLEIQSIAASKSKEESKEAK